One Pseudomonas tolaasii NCPPB 2192 genomic window carries:
- a CDS encoding FecR family protein, producing the protein MSSEQIIQQAANWLTRLHDEAFSDADRQAFDAWREADPRHAVAIERMRTLWGNFDTLPARPARMALNRAFAPRRSRGTQVLGVLGVVLCGWLGLQHLPVWMADQRTGVGERRQVVLEDGSQLQLNSNSAADVKFDGHQRVIELLQGELWVDVAKDALRPFVVRTDQGTATALGTRYLVKRAGDGTTVVSVIESTVAVKGEAGEGVKVTAGQRSVLDHGRAAPPQPIGNADPAAWTCGLLKVNDQPLSEVLQTLASYRHGLVRFDPQALQNLRVSGVFKLDDTAAALAALADNLPIRVEYFTDLLVVVKPR; encoded by the coding sequence ATGAGTTCGGAACAGATCATTCAGCAAGCGGCGAATTGGCTGACCCGTCTTCACGACGAGGCCTTCAGCGACGCCGACCGCCAGGCCTTTGATGCCTGGCGCGAGGCCGACCCGCGCCACGCCGTCGCCATCGAACGCATGCGTACCTTGTGGGGTAACTTCGACACCTTGCCCGCGCGCCCGGCGCGCATGGCCCTGAACCGGGCCTTTGCTCCACGGCGTTCGCGCGGCACCCAGGTGCTTGGAGTGCTCGGTGTGGTGCTGTGCGGCTGGCTTGGCCTGCAGCACCTGCCCGTGTGGATGGCCGACCAGCGCACCGGGGTCGGCGAGCGCCGCCAGGTGGTGCTGGAAGACGGCAGCCAGTTGCAGCTCAACAGCAATTCGGCGGCGGACGTGAAGTTCGACGGCCACCAACGCGTCATTGAATTATTGCAAGGCGAACTCTGGGTGGACGTGGCCAAGGACGCACTGCGGCCATTCGTGGTACGCACCGATCAAGGCACGGCCACCGCGTTGGGCACCCGTTATCTGGTCAAGCGCGCGGGGGATGGCACTACGGTGGTGAGCGTGATCGAGTCCACGGTGGCGGTCAAAGGTGAAGCCGGCGAAGGGGTCAAGGTTACGGCCGGCCAGCGTTCGGTCCTCGATCACGGCCGCGCCGCACCGCCACAACCCATCGGCAATGCAGACCCGGCCGCCTGGACATGCGGCCTGCTCAAGGTCAATGACCAGCCCTTGAGCGAGGTGTTGCAAACCCTGGCCAGTTACCGCCACGGCTTGGTGCGCTTCGACCCCCAGGCCCTGCAAAACTTGCGCGTGTCCGGCGTATTCAAGTTGGATGACACGGCGGCGGCCCTTGCGGCACTTGCCGACAACCTGCCGATCCGGGTCGAGTACTTCACCGACCTGCTGGTGGTGGTCAAACCGCGCTAA
- a CDS encoding sigma-70 family RNA polymerase sigma factor, with the protein MHDIPAASGDCARQQTLTAMYSEHHGWLHGWLRKKLGCSQHAADLAHDAFIRVLMLAEPQNIKEPRAFLATTAGRLLIDGARRRRIEKAYMEALVIQSEDAGMPDPAAIHVALQALERITEMLAGLPAKTREAFLLSRLDGLTYSEIATCLDVSSSTVKNYIATALVHCYHSLHGADPL; encoded by the coding sequence ATGCATGACATTCCGGCCGCGTCGGGCGATTGCGCCCGTCAGCAGACCCTCACGGCAATGTACAGCGAACACCACGGCTGGCTGCACGGCTGGCTGCGCAAAAAACTCGGGTGTTCCCAACATGCCGCCGACCTCGCCCACGACGCCTTTATCCGCGTGCTGATGCTGGCCGAGCCGCAAAATATCAAGGAACCCCGCGCGTTTCTGGCCACTACGGCAGGCAGGCTGCTGATCGATGGTGCCCGGCGTCGGCGTATCGAAAAAGCTTACATGGAAGCCCTGGTTATTCAGTCTGAAGATGCCGGCATGCCCGACCCGGCCGCCATCCATGTGGCTCTGCAAGCCCTGGAACGCATTACCGAAATGCTCGCCGGCCTGCCCGCGAAAACCCGCGAAGCCTTCCTGCTCAGCCGCCTCGACGGCCTGACGTACAGCGAAATCGCCACCTGCCTGGACGTGTCTTCCAGCACCGTCAAAAACTACATTGCCACCGCCCTGGTGCACTGCTACCACAGCCTGCATGGCGCGGACCCGTTGTGA
- a CDS encoding TonB-dependent receptor family protein, whose amino-acid sequence MLLRQPPLLFAALTLTSLAQAEALQLAPVEVTSSEASAGEVAQAQLGSVPGGTNFIDMNSVQQGRVSTNEEVFKYQAGVYAKAANNEGVKLSIRGSGLNRSPGAHGSGLYEMFDGLPLTGPGGTPYELKDPLWQSRVEVLRGANGFDQGALALGGSVNYVTRTGYDAPKLQVRYEAGSRGYAQREISSGQVLGDADYYISLTDSESDGYQHQSAGTDKGVAANFGYRFNPDLETRFYFRYRETTNDTPGKLTRYQISHDPRAAPSLNVARDSKRLQPGSTWIANKTTLQLDDNARVEVGLAYHDYPMDLREGSNRLKVAYTDISSTLNYIRQDTLFGHDSKTTLGLRTTQAMPNNGASEYVRTPAGNTATYAPGTKTRDYSYLGSDTVLHIGNDLELVPDLWLTTGLAAIYTRRETEVTYPDTHSPTRQHDWDYAPRIGLRYDFTPQLQVYGNLSRSVEPPHAWSMIWGSNQYFASGPAKGLAREGVNLRNQTATTLEVGGRGELEFGQWDLALYRSEVRHELLTVETQAQTPTSNAVVAEANASPTVHQGVELSLLSPLWDGGRNGQLALRQAYTYSDFHYRDDDRFGDNTLPGIPKHYYQAQLRYSHPTGFYTSFNTEHSSKVAVDYANSYYAASYTTLGATFGYDAPKQDWQAWVDLRNLTNRRYANTVTPGYDDKGLDAARSTPADGRGIYTGVSWSWR is encoded by the coding sequence ATGCTGTTGCGTCAACCTCCGCTCCTTTTTGCCGCCTTGACCCTCACGTCACTGGCCCAGGCCGAAGCACTGCAATTGGCCCCGGTCGAAGTCACCAGCAGCGAAGCCAGCGCCGGTGAAGTGGCACAGGCACAACTCGGAAGTGTGCCCGGCGGTACCAATTTCATTGACATGAACAGCGTGCAGCAGGGGCGGGTGAGCACCAATGAAGAGGTGTTCAAGTACCAGGCCGGGGTGTACGCCAAGGCGGCCAACAATGAAGGGGTGAAACTGTCAATTCGCGGTTCGGGCCTGAACCGCAGCCCCGGCGCCCACGGGTCCGGCCTCTACGAAATGTTCGACGGCCTGCCGCTGACCGGCCCGGGCGGTACGCCTTACGAGCTTAAGGACCCGCTGTGGCAGAGCCGGGTTGAAGTGCTGCGCGGCGCCAATGGCTTTGATCAGGGGGCGCTGGCGTTGGGCGGCTCGGTCAACTACGTGACCCGCACCGGTTATGACGCGCCCAAATTGCAGGTGCGGTATGAGGCGGGCAGCCGTGGTTACGCCCAGCGCGAAATCAGCTCCGGCCAGGTGCTGGGCGATGCCGACTACTACATCAGCCTCACCGACTCGGAATCCGACGGCTACCAGCACCAGAGCGCCGGCACCGACAAGGGCGTAGCCGCCAACTTCGGCTACCGTTTCAACCCGGACCTGGAAACGCGCTTCTACTTTCGCTACCGCGAAACCACCAACGACACGCCCGGCAAACTGACCCGCTACCAGATCAGCCACGACCCGCGCGCCGCCCCCAGCCTGAACGTCGCCCGCGATTCCAAACGCCTGCAACCGGGGTCTACCTGGATCGCCAACAAAACCACCCTGCAGCTCGATGACAACGCTCGCGTCGAAGTCGGGCTGGCCTATCACGACTACCCGATGGACCTGCGCGAAGGCAGCAACCGCCTCAAAGTCGCTTACACCGACATCAGCAGTACCCTGAATTACATTCGCCAAGACACGTTGTTTGGTCATGACAGCAAAACCACGCTTGGGCTGCGCACTACCCAGGCGATGCCGAACAACGGTGCGTCGGAATATGTACGTACACCTGCCGGAAATACCGCGACCTACGCACCCGGTACCAAAACCCGGGATTACAGTTACCTCGGCTCTGACACCGTGCTGCACATCGGCAACGACCTGGAACTGGTCCCCGACCTGTGGCTGACCACTGGCCTGGCGGCGATTTACACCCGCCGTGAAACCGAGGTGACCTACCCGGACACTCACTCGCCTACCCGCCAACACGACTGGGACTACGCGCCACGCATCGGCCTGCGCTACGACTTCACCCCGCAGTTGCAGGTGTACGGCAACCTCAGCCGCTCGGTCGAGCCGCCGCATGCGTGGTCGATGATTTGGGGTTCCAACCAGTATTTTGCCAGTGGCCCTGCGAAGGGTTTGGCGCGTGAGGGCGTGAACCTGCGCAATCAAACCGCGACCACCCTGGAAGTCGGCGGGCGCGGGGAACTTGAGTTCGGCCAGTGGGATCTGGCGCTGTACCGCTCCGAGGTGCGCCATGAATTGCTCACCGTCGAAACCCAGGCCCAAACCCCGACCAGCAACGCGGTTGTCGCTGAGGCCAACGCCAGCCCCACTGTGCACCAAGGCGTCGAACTGAGCCTGCTCAGCCCGTTATGGGACGGTGGACGCAATGGCCAGCTCGCCTTGCGTCAGGCCTATACCTACAGCGACTTCCATTACCGCGATGACGACCGCTTCGGCGATAACACCTTGCCGGGCATCCCCAAACACTATTACCAGGCGCAATTGCGCTACAGCCATCCGACCGGTTTCTACACCAGTTTCAACACCGAGCATTCGTCAAAAGTGGCAGTGGATTACGCCAATTCTTACTACGCCGCGTCCTACACCACCCTGGGTGCAACCTTTGGCTACGACGCGCCCAAGCAGGACTGGCAAGCCTGGGTCGACCTGCGCAACCTTACCAATCGGCGCTATGCCAACACCGTCACCCCCGGATACGACGACAAAGGCCTGGACGCCGCCCGTTCAACCCCGGCAGACGGGCGCGGAATTTATACCGGTGTGTCGTGGAGCTGGCGTTAA
- a CDS encoding serine hydrolase, with protein sequence MNNSESARNYWCGVLVCWLVFYAVGARAQASIAPPRLAASSWILMEYASGKVLAQSNADEKTDPASLAKIMTSYVVGQAIKADSLRASDEVTINRDAWAAGNPQLRGSALMFLEPGSRVTVDALNKGMVVQSGNDACIALADYITGGQAAFVAVMNDYADKLGLSNTRFKTVHGLEAQGQFTTARDLALLSQALIRDVPEEYALYRQREFTYKGIRQYNRNRLLWNTGLAVDGLKTGYSKASGFGLVSSAVVGDMRLIAVVLGAPDERSQFQASEKLLKWGARAFERRVAVKPDEVYASKRVWMGETSVVRLNAGTQGAVVLPYGLADDVQTTAVLSEPVLTAPLQKGQVVGVIDVQVRGKSVAQTPLVVMDAVEEGGFLRRAWDFLLLKVLQGLGLCVSCL encoded by the coding sequence ATGAATAACAGTGAATCTGCTCGAAATTATTGGTGCGGCGTGCTTGTGTGTTGGCTGGTGTTTTACGCGGTGGGGGCACGGGCTCAAGCGTCTATTGCTCCACCGCGCCTAGCGGCGTCTTCCTGGATATTGATGGAGTACGCCAGCGGCAAAGTACTGGCGCAATCCAACGCCGATGAAAAGACCGACCCCGCCAGCCTGGCCAAGATCATGACCAGTTACGTGGTGGGCCAGGCCATCAAGGCCGATTCGCTGCGTGCATCGGACGAGGTGACCATCAACCGCGATGCCTGGGCGGCGGGCAATCCGCAGCTTCGCGGCTCCGCGCTGATGTTCCTTGAGCCGGGCAGCCGGGTAACGGTGGATGCACTCAACAAGGGGATGGTGGTGCAGTCCGGCAATGACGCCTGTATCGCGCTCGCGGATTACATCACCGGCGGGCAGGCCGCGTTCGTGGCGGTGATGAATGACTACGCGGATAAACTCGGGCTCTCCAACACGCGCTTCAAGACGGTCCATGGGCTGGAGGCGCAGGGGCAATTCACCACTGCGCGGGATCTGGCCCTGCTGAGCCAGGCGCTGATTCGAGATGTGCCGGAAGAATATGCGCTCTACCGGCAGCGCGAATTTACCTACAAGGGCATTCGCCAATACAACCGCAATCGGTTGTTATGGAACACAGGGCTCGCGGTAGACGGTCTGAAGACGGGCTACTCAAAGGCGTCGGGTTTTGGCCTGGTGTCTTCGGCCGTGGTGGGCGACATGCGTCTGATCGCCGTGGTGCTGGGCGCACCGGATGAGCGGTCCCAATTCCAGGCGTCGGAAAAGCTGCTGAAATGGGGGGCACGTGCTTTTGAGCGGCGAGTCGCAGTCAAGCCGGATGAGGTTTACGCAAGCAAACGCGTCTGGATGGGCGAAACGTCAGTGGTAAGGCTGAACGCTGGAACCCAGGGCGCGGTGGTACTGCCTTATGGCCTGGCCGACGACGTACAAACCACAGCCGTTCTGAGCGAGCCGGTGCTGACAGCGCCGCTGCAGAAGGGCCAGGTGGTCGGTGTCATCGATGTTCAGGTGCGCGGAAAGTCGGTCGCGCAAACGCCGCTGGTGGTGATGGACGCCGTGGAAGAGGGTGGTTTCTTGCGTCGAGCGTGGGATTTCTTGCTGCTGAAGGTGCTGCAAGGGCTGGGGCTTTGTGTGTCGTGCCTCTGA
- a CDS encoding OmpA family protein, producing MFKVMKTGAWFALCVLLQGCSSAAQEAERARLLSISEFNQAAHSQLQRLSDEQAAANVYVIYFASGSSAPPEESEAGLKFVAQLLIDNPSVQLTVEGHTDNAGGFQDNIVLGEARARAIRARLVELGVLVGQVQVVSYADLYPVQLGDDEAAYRLNRRAVLEFEGLRG from the coding sequence GTGTTCAAGGTGATGAAGACGGGGGCGTGGTTTGCTCTGTGTGTGCTGCTGCAGGGGTGTTCCAGCGCGGCACAAGAGGCCGAACGCGCGCGTTTGCTGTCGATCAGCGAATTCAACCAGGCGGCGCACAGCCAATTGCAGCGGCTGTCGGATGAGCAGGCGGCGGCGAATGTCTATGTCATTTACTTCGCGTCCGGCAGCAGTGCGCCGCCTGAAGAAAGTGAGGCGGGCCTGAAGTTTGTCGCGCAACTGTTGATCGATAACCCGTCGGTGCAATTGACGGTGGAAGGCCACACGGATAACGCCGGCGGGTTTCAGGACAACATTGTGTTGGGCGAGGCCAGGGCCCGGGCCATTCGTGCGCGCCTTGTCGAGTTGGGCGTGTTGGTGGGGCAGGTTCAAGTGGTTTCCTACGCGGACCTTTACCCGGTGCAGTTGGGTGACGACGAGGCGGCTTACCGGCTGAACCGGCGCGCGGTGCTGGAGTTTGAAGGGCTTCGCGGCTGA
- a CDS encoding (2Fe-2S)-binding protein, which yields MELRINQKSYQVDADADTPLLWVIRDDLGMTGTKYGCGLAQCGACSVLVDGNVVRSCVTPVAGVVGREITTIEAVENDDVGKRVVAAWVEHQVAQCGYCQSGQVMAATALLKHTPAPTDAQIEAAMVNLCRCGTYNAIKTAVHDLAKGTA from the coding sequence ATGGAATTACGTATTAACCAAAAGTCCTATCAGGTCGACGCGGACGCGGACACCCCGTTGCTCTGGGTGATTCGCGATGACTTGGGCATGACCGGCACCAAATACGGCTGCGGCCTGGCCCAGTGCGGCGCCTGTTCGGTGCTGGTAGACGGCAATGTGGTGCGCTCCTGCGTCACGCCGGTGGCCGGCGTGGTCGGGCGCGAAATCACCACCATCGAGGCCGTCGAAAACGACGACGTGGGCAAGCGCGTGGTCGCGGCCTGGGTTGAGCACCAGGTGGCGCAGTGCGGTTATTGCCAGTCCGGCCAAGTGATGGCAGCCACGGCGCTGCTCAAGCACACCCCCGCCCCAACGGATGCGCAGATCGAGGCGGCAATGGTGAACCTGTGCCGTTGCGGCACTTACAACGCCATCAAGACCGCCGTGCATGACCTGGCGAAGGGGACTGCGTGA
- a CDS encoding xanthine dehydrogenase family protein molybdopterin-binding subunit: protein MNMPNELLEVAAGDPVNLSRRRFLASTAVGALVIGFGLPLGTPRAFAATPAAAERGTQVPAFLEIRPDGSIRLLSPFMEGGQGTHTAMAQIVGEELDADPATFMVESAPPGEAYVVMENGLRITGGSMSIRMSYPTMRRLGALARAMLLQAGAVQLGVAVAELTTQPGRVVHAASGRSVGYGELAGRALDMPVPDPATITLRDPSQFRWIGKPVKRLDAYDKSTGKAQYSIDLKVDGMLHAAVQHAPRLGMTVGSLRNQAQVEAMKGVHSVHTLPGAVAVVAERWWHAKRAVEAIQVDWQEAGPDSKVRAMPADFSTDKYRDFLAAQQGPARDDENEGDVAGTLANAKTKVEATYHNQYLNHAQLEPPSALARFNPDGSLDVWLPNQAPDMFRADIAKRTGLSIEQVNLHSPLLGGFFGRHFLYDSANPYPQAIALAKAVGRPVKLIWSREEEFLRDVLRPFAVVKFRAALDDKGLPIAIEAVSATEGPTEALSGKQGDKVDPTAVEGLSGKAYAIANKRIAQIYVKGPPMLGYWRSVGNSLNDFFYEAFLDELADKGGHDPYELRLHLLRDNKRLTTLLQAVGDLSGGWKRGPYTAEDGTKRARGVAMASPFGSQAAVIAEVSIEHGQVKVHHIWEAIDPGSVVNPAIVEAQVHGAVALGLSQTLVEEAVYVDGKPRARNYDLYPILPPSRMAQVHVRIVESGEKMGGIGEPPLPAVAPAVANAVAQLTGQRIRSLPLSRYTFA, encoded by the coding sequence ATGAACATGCCCAACGAACTACTCGAAGTCGCCGCCGGTGACCCGGTCAACCTGTCCCGCCGGCGCTTTCTGGCCAGCACCGCGGTCGGCGCGCTGGTGATTGGCTTTGGCCTGCCGCTGGGCACGCCAAGGGCGTTCGCCGCCACGCCCGCCGCCGCCGAACGCGGTACCCAGGTGCCGGCGTTCCTGGAGATTCGCCCCGACGGCAGCATTCGCCTGCTCAGCCCCTTTATGGAGGGCGGCCAGGGCACCCACACCGCCATGGCGCAGATTGTCGGCGAAGAGCTGGACGCCGACCCCGCCACCTTCATGGTCGAAAGCGCGCCGCCGGGTGAAGCCTACGTGGTGATGGAAAACGGCCTGCGCATTACCGGCGGCAGCATGTCGATCCGCATGAGCTACCCGACCATGCGCCGCCTCGGCGCCCTGGCACGCGCGATGCTGCTGCAGGCCGGTGCCGTGCAACTTGGCGTAGCGGTGGCCGAGTTGACTACCCAGCCTGGGCGTGTGGTTCACGCCGCGTCTGGCCGCTCGGTAGGCTACGGCGAGTTGGCCGGCCGCGCCCTGGACATGCCGGTGCCCGACCCGGCCACCATCACCCTGCGCGACCCGAGCCAGTTCCGCTGGATCGGCAAGCCGGTCAAACGCCTGGACGCCTACGACAAGTCCACCGGCAAGGCCCAATACAGCATCGACCTGAAAGTCGACGGCATGCTCCACGCCGCCGTGCAACACGCACCGCGCCTGGGCATGACCGTAGGCAGCTTGCGCAACCAAGCGCAGGTGGAAGCCATGAAAGGCGTGCACTCGGTGCACACCCTGCCCGGCGCTGTGGCCGTGGTTGCCGAACGCTGGTGGCACGCCAAGCGCGCCGTGGAAGCGATTCAGGTGGATTGGCAGGAAGCCGGCCCCGACTCGAAAGTGCGGGCCATGCCGGCGGACTTTTCCACCGACAAATACCGTGACTTTCTCGCCGCGCAGCAAGGCCCGGCCCGTGACGATGAAAACGAAGGTGACGTGGCCGGCACGCTGGCAAACGCCAAAACCAAAGTCGAAGCCACCTACCACAACCAATACCTGAACCACGCCCAACTGGAGCCGCCGTCGGCCCTGGCGCGTTTCAACCCTGACGGCTCGCTGGACGTGTGGCTGCCGAACCAGGCGCCGGACATGTTCCGCGCCGACATCGCCAAGCGCACCGGGCTGTCGATCGAGCAGGTCAACCTGCACTCGCCGCTGCTGGGTGGTTTTTTCGGCCGGCATTTCCTGTATGACTCGGCCAACCCCTACCCGCAGGCCATCGCACTGGCCAAGGCCGTCGGGCGCCCGGTCAAGCTGATCTGGAGCCGCGAGGAAGAGTTCCTGCGGGACGTGTTGCGCCCGTTCGCCGTGGTCAAGTTCCGCGCGGCACTGGACGACAAAGGCCTGCCGATTGCCATTGAAGCGGTGAGCGCCACTGAGGGCCCCACCGAGGCGTTGTCCGGCAAACAGGGTGACAAAGTCGACCCGACCGCCGTTGAAGGTTTGTCGGGCAAGGCCTACGCCATCGCCAACAAGCGCATCGCGCAGATCTACGTCAAAGGCCCGCCAATGCTCGGTTACTGGCGTTCGGTGGGTAATTCCCTGAATGACTTCTTCTATGAAGCGTTCCTTGACGAACTGGCCGACAAAGGCGGCCATGACCCGTATGAACTGCGCCTGCATTTGTTGCGTGACAACAAGCGGTTGACCACCTTGCTGCAGGCGGTGGGGGATTTGTCCGGCGGCTGGAAGCGCGGCCCCTACACCGCCGAAGACGGCACCAAGCGCGCGCGCGGCGTGGCCATGGCGTCGCCCTTTGGCTCGCAGGCGGCGGTGATTGCAGAAGTGTCGATCGAACACGGCCAGGTGAAGGTGCACCACATCTGGGAGGCCATCGACCCGGGCAGCGTCGTCAACCCGGCGATTGTCGAGGCGCAGGTCCACGGCGCCGTGGCGCTAGGCCTGTCGCAAACACTGGTGGAGGAAGCGGTGTACGTGGACGGCAAACCCCGCGCGCGCAACTACGACCTGTACCCGATCCTGCCGCCCTCGCGCATGGCGCAAGTGCACGTAAGGATTGTCGAGAGTGGCGAAAAAATGGGCGGCATCGGTGAACCGCCGTTACCCGCAGTGGCGCCGGCCGTGGCCAATGCAGTGGCGCAACTGACGGGGCAGCGTATCCGCAGCCTGCCATTGAGCCGGTACACCTTCGCCTGA